One Burkholderia vietnamiensis LMG 10929 genomic window, TATCGATTGAATAGACGAGTCGCCGATGTCGCGTAGGCAGGCCGTCCCCGATTGCAACCAAAGATTGGCCGATCATCGATGACGGTCGGGCGCGGCTGCTATTTCACGCGAGCGCCGGCTGGTTCTTGACGCTTGGGCGCTGCCGCATTCTCACGTACCAATCTACAAGGGCCTCGCACTCCGTAGGCACGGGCAACTTCACGATTGACGCAAAGACCAGTCCGCCGATAACGGTGATGTCGGCCATAGAGAACGCATCTCCAGCGACAAATGGCTGCCTTTTCAGAACGTCATTGAAGTAGTGCATGCCTCTCAGGGCTTTGTCGCGCTGACGAAGCCCCCATTCGGCGTTCTGATAGAGCTCGACGTTAGGTCCTAACCCTGGCGTGGCATGGTGGAAATAGACGCTGATTGCGTCGAGCAACTCCAGCTCGGCGCGCTTGCTCATCATGTGGATCACACCCTTTTCGAGTGGTGTCCGGCCGGTCAGCGTGGGCGCACCATCGAGCGTATCGAGGTATTCGGTAATGGCGGTGCATTCGGCAATGCACGTTCCGTCTTCGAGCTCGAGGACCGGCAGCGTTCCCGAGTAGTTTTTCTCGGAGATGAACTCGGGCCTTTTGTGCTCCCCTTTGTAAAGGTCGACCATCACGAACTCGACGCGCGATCGCAGCCCCTTCTCGGCCAGGGCGATACGGACGCGTGTCGGATAGGGTCCTTTGGGGAAATCGTAGATCGTCATGATCGGAAGTTTGGTTACGTCGAAGTTCATGCTGCTGGAAGCCATGCGTGCCTCTCTCTAAGCGGTCTGTCACACGGGGGGCGGACGATATCCGGCCTGTCACCTACATCCAACCTAACGTTAGTTAGGTTTACGTTAGAGCGTATAATTGCTCGTGTCAACGGTCGCGGAGGCGGTAGCAGTGAAGAATGATTCAGGCCTGAGCTCCAGGGAGCGAATCCTGGTGGCAGCCACAAAGATTGCGCAGGCCCATGGCTACAGCGGCTTGAATTTCCGTGATCTCGCCGAAGCTGTCGGCATCAAGGCTGCGAGCATCTACCACCACTTCGCAAGCAAGGCCGATCTCGGCGCAGCAGTGGCAAGGCGGTATTGGGAGGAATCAGCAGCGACTCTGGATGCGCTTTTGGCCGAATCCGCAGATCCGCTCGATTGCCTGCGCCACTATCCCGATACGTTTCGCAAGGCGCTTGAGCGCGGCAATCGCATATGCCTGTGTAGCTTCCTGGCTGCCGAATCTGATGACCTGCCGGAAACGGTGGTGAAAGAGATTCAGACTTTTGCGGATGTCAATGTTGCGTGGCTGAGCAAGGTGCTGTCCGCCGCGGCCGTGGTCAGCCCCGAGGATATCGAGCGGCGTGCTCGCGCCATCTACGCGGCCGTCGTCGGCGCTCAGCTCGTTGCCAGGAGTCGCTCGGACATTTCTCTCTATGACGGATTGATTGAAAGTTATCGCATCGCTGGTCTTCTGCCGGCATAGCCGCATCGAGCAAACCGGCTTTGCGGCCCTATCGATCACCGCACACGTCACGAAGGCAGAGAGCGACAGCGCCAAATCCTCCTACACGGGAGAGCACACCGTGCGCACCGTCGTCAAATACGACGGCAAGTCGTACGGAATCGACACGTACCGGACCTTCTGGTATTCGCCCGCCGCGATGGAGCGCGTCAAGTAACGCGCCGACGACCTGCGTGTCGCGCGCGATATAGCAAACCCTCCCCGAAACGGTTTCTCGACCAGCAGTAGCTGCCCGTCACGGTCGACAGCGGACAAACGAAACCGGGCAAGGACGCAAGCCGCGCCCGGCAATGCCGAATTCGCGATCGATTCACACCGCCGCGGCCGCCCCACGCCCACAAAACACCGCCCCACACCACCCCAAATTGCACGGGCATAATGACAACCCGTACTCGCCGGCGGCCGCTTCGATGCACGCACAACGATCCGTTGCGGCACCGCAATATCACGCACTTTCGCCGATCCTCACCCGGAGCCTGCCTGTGTACCCACCGATCGAACCCTACGCCCACGGCCACCTCGACACCGGCGACGGCCATCGCATCTACTGGGAGCGCTGCGGCAACCCGTCCGGCAAGCCCGCGGTATTCCTGCACGGCGGCCCCGGCGCGGGCTGCAGCCCCGACCATCGGCGTCTGTTCGATCCCGCGCGCTACGACATCCTGCTGTTCGACCAGCGCGGCTGCGGGCGCTCGACGCCGCATGCGAGTCTCGACAACAACACGACCTGGGATCTGGTCGCCGACATCGAACGGTTGCGCGAAATGGTCGGCGCCGAGCAGTGGCTCGTCTTCGGCGGCTCATGGGGCAGCGCGCTCGCGCTCGCCTATGCGCAGACGCACCCGCAGCGCGTGAGCGCGCTCGTCGTGCGCGGGATCTTCACGATGCGTCGCGCCGAGCTGCTTTGGTACTACCA contains:
- a CDS encoding TetR/AcrR family transcriptional regulator: MKNDSGLSSRERILVAATKIAQAHGYSGLNFRDLAEAVGIKAASIYHHFASKADLGAAVARRYWEESAATLDALLAESADPLDCLRHYPDTFRKALERGNRICLCSFLAAESDDLPETVVKEIQTFADVNVAWLSKVLSAAAVVSPEDIERRARAIYAAVVGAQLVARSRSDISLYDGLIESYRIAGLLPA
- a CDS encoding glutathione S-transferase, which produces MASSSMNFDVTKLPIMTIYDFPKGPYPTRVRIALAEKGLRSRVEFVMVDLYKGEHKRPEFISEKNYSGTLPVLELEDGTCIAECTAITEYLDTLDGAPTLTGRTPLEKGVIHMMSKRAELELLDAISVYFHHATPGLGPNVELYQNAEWGLRQRDKALRGMHYFNDVLKRQPFVAGDAFSMADITVIGGLVFASIVKLPVPTECEALVDWYVRMRQRPSVKNQPALA